A genome region from Sphingobacteriaceae bacterium GW460-11-11-14-LB5 includes the following:
- a CDS encoding damage-inducible protein DinB has product MKLKKLVIIMCLMMGTQLVKAQVIATDLVKEWERSKIYTKEYLDVMPESAYSLKPTPEMRSFAEQLLHLADANYGLGADAVGQKDPFALGEMEKTVDKSKSNVTKLVLASYDYVIDNIKKMTDAQLNESFKMLGKFEMNRRTALAKVFEHQTHHRGQTTVYIRLAGIKPPQEKLF; this is encoded by the coding sequence ACTTAAAAAATTAGTAATCATCATGTGTCTAATGATGGGTACGCAGCTGGTAAAGGCACAGGTAATAGCAACCGATCTGGTTAAGGAGTGGGAAAGATCAAAAATTTACACCAAAGAATATCTGGATGTAATGCCTGAAAGTGCTTATTCTTTAAAACCTACTCCTGAAATGCGGTCTTTTGCTGAACAGCTGTTACACCTTGCAGATGCCAACTATGGTCTGGGCGCTGATGCAGTAGGTCAGAAAGATCCTTTTGCGCTGGGCGAAATGGAAAAAACTGTAGATAAATCCAAATCTAATGTCACTAAGTTAGTGCTGGCCAGCTATGATTATGTAATTGATAATATAAAAAAGATGACAGATGCACAGCTGAATGAAAGCTTCAAAATGTTGGGTAAATTCGAAATGAACCGAAGAACCGCTTTGGCTAAGGTGTTTGAGCACCAGACTCATCACAGAGGGCAAACGACAGTTTACATTCGTCTGGCAGGCATCAAACCACCACAAGAAAAATTATTTTAA
- a CDS encoding ATPase, giving the protein METINFTSTILVDQTLREVFEAVVAPQKWWSGEFEGNTKDLGDEFTYRYKDIHYSKQHVVELIPDQKVVWLVTESQLNFLEDKSEWTGTKIIFEISPEGNKTRLLFTHQGIHPEIECYSACSTAWSQLINQSLYSLITAGEAQKPLL; this is encoded by the coding sequence ATGGAAACTATAAATTTCACGTCTACGATACTGGTAGACCAAACACTGAGAGAGGTTTTTGAAGCTGTAGTAGCCCCTCAAAAGTGGTGGTCAGGAGAATTCGAAGGAAATACAAAAGATCTAGGTGACGAGTTTACTTACCGTTACAAGGATATTCATTATTCTAAGCAGCATGTTGTCGAGCTAATTCCAGATCAAAAAGTGGTTTGGCTGGTCACCGAAAGCCAACTTAATTTTCTTGAAGATAAATCGGAATGGACCGGCACAAAAATAATTTTTGAGATTTCCCCCGAAGGGAATAAAACCAGATTATTGTTCACACACCAGGGAATACATCCTGAAATTGAATGTTACAGTGCCTGCTCAACTGCGTGGAGCCAGTTAATTAATCAGAGCCTGTATAGCCTGATCACTGCTGGTGAAGCGCAAAAACCTTTATTATAA
- a CDS encoding transcriptional regulator — translation METEKRNQIATEVLSNPRNQQEEIQALQDTLYVLGGKWKLPIINSICNGNKRFREIERSIPGITTRMLSKELKEMTANQLIKRTVTADTPVSVEYTSTEYCRSFGDIILEMIRWGKNHRQHLKDS, via the coding sequence ATGGAAACAGAAAAAAGAAACCAGATTGCGACAGAGGTACTGTCCAATCCACGCAATCAACAGGAAGAAATACAGGCTTTGCAGGATACACTTTATGTTCTTGGAGGTAAATGGAAGCTCCCCATTATCAATTCCATTTGTAATGGCAATAAAAGATTCCGTGAAATTGAAAGGAGCATTCCTGGAATTACAACACGTATGCTTTCCAAAGAATTAAAAGAAATGACAGCAAACCAACTGATCAAAAGAACGGTTACAGCTGACACACCGGTAAGTGTGGAATATACATCAACGGAATATTGCAGATCATTTGGGGACATCATCCTGGAAATGATCAGATGGGGCAAAAACCACAGACAGCACCTGAAAGACAGCTGA
- a CDS encoding short-chain dehydrogenase, giving the protein MSNLTGKKALVTGGNSGIGYATAKELKAQGAEVIITGRRKDAVDKAAAELGVIGLVADQSQITAIEGLASDVESIFNKIDILFINAGVVEQSSIAEATEKSFDTIFGINFKGAYFTLSKFIPLMNDGSSVVFLSSNTAHMDGAKSSIYTSSKSALNSVMRIAAVELAPRQIRVNSVSPGPIATEIMNKMGLNEEQLNGINQWLISRSPLGKIGKSEDVAKMVAFFCGDAATYITGAEIVMDGGMSLKA; this is encoded by the coding sequence ATGAGTAACTTAACAGGAAAAAAAGCGCTGGTAACCGGCGGAAATAGCGGCATTGGCTACGCCACTGCAAAAGAATTAAAAGCACAGGGTGCAGAAGTAATCATTACCGGAAGAAGAAAAGACGCAGTTGATAAGGCTGCTGCAGAACTTGGTGTGATAGGTTTGGTGGCAGACCAGAGCCAGATCACCGCAATTGAGGGATTAGCCAGCGATGTTGAAAGCATCTTTAATAAAATTGATATCCTTTTTATCAATGCAGGTGTAGTGGAACAGAGCAGCATTGCAGAGGCGACTGAAAAAAGTTTTGACACTATTTTTGGTATTAATTTTAAAGGTGCCTACTTTACTTTGAGCAAATTTATTCCATTGATGAATGATGGTAGTTCAGTGGTATTTCTTTCTTCAAATACCGCACACATGGACGGGGCAAAAAGCTCAATTTATACTTCAAGCAAATCAGCACTGAACTCGGTTATGCGTATTGCAGCTGTAGAGTTAGCGCCTCGCCAAATCCGGGTAAATAGTGTAAGCCCAGGACCCATAGCTACAGAAATTATGAATAAAATGGGACTGAACGAAGAACAGTTAAATGGCATTAACCAATGGCTCATCAGCCGCAGTCCGCTAGGCAAAATTGGGAAATCTGAGGATGTGGCAAAAATGGTTGCTTTCTTCTGTGGTGATGCTGCAACCTATATAACTGGTGCAGAAATTGTGATGGACGGGGGCATGAGTCTTAAGGCTTAG
- a CDS encoding glyoxalase family protein, giving the protein MNDTQQKLRHQQVQYLEFLSRDLEKVKAFYTGAFGWTFTDYGPEYTAFEGDFVDGGFTLGAPEKGSILVVLYSQDLEGTRTSVLSAGGIISKEIFAFPGGRRFQFLDPDGYELAVWSL; this is encoded by the coding sequence ATGAACGATACCCAGCAGAAACTTAGACACCAGCAGGTGCAATACCTTGAATTTCTTTCGCGCGACCTTGAAAAGGTAAAGGCATTTTATACCGGGGCTTTCGGGTGGACCTTTACTGATTACGGGCCGGAATATACTGCTTTTGAGGGCGATTTTGTTGACGGTGGTTTTACATTAGGAGCGCCTGAGAAAGGAAGCATTCTGGTCGTACTTTATTCACAGGATTTAGAGGGAACCAGAACGAGCGTTCTTAGTGCTGGTGGCATAATTTCAAAAGAAATATTTGCTTTTCCCGGTGGACGCAGGTTCCAGTTCCTTGATCCGGATGGTTATGAGCTTGCCGTGTGGTCGTTGTAA
- a CDS encoding glyoxalase produces MAQNQLIRMDNMGIVVASLDNAISFFTEIGLKLEGRATIEGEWAGKVTGLGNQHVEVAMMVTPDGHSRLEISQFLAPLTVSDHRTAPVNSLGYLRVMFTVSDIEELLPRLEKLGATLVGEVVQYEDSYKLCYIRGSEGLLIGLAQELHKK; encoded by the coding sequence ATGGCACAAAACCAATTAATCAGAATGGATAATATGGGCATTGTTGTAGCATCGCTTGACAATGCCATCTCTTTCTTTACCGAAATCGGTCTGAAACTGGAAGGCCGGGCCACAATCGAGGGCGAATGGGCAGGTAAGGTTACGGGGCTGGGTAACCAGCACGTGGAAGTCGCGATGATGGTGACCCCCGACGGCCACAGCCGACTTGAAATTTCACAGTTTCTGGCTCCACTTACTGTTTCAGACCATCGCACAGCGCCGGTTAATTCCCTGGGCTACCTGCGGGTAATGTTTACCGTTTCAGATATCGAAGAACTCTTACCAAGACTAGAAAAGCTTGGTGCTACACTTGTTGGCGAGGTGGTTCAATATGAAGACTCCTACAAACTGTGCTACATTAGAGGATCAGAAGGCCTTCTCATAGGACTTGCGCAGGAGCTTCACAAAAAATGA